In Saprospiraceae bacterium, the sequence CCGGTGCACTGGAGCGAAAATCCATTGTAGAGTATCATTTGAGTTTTGATTCCCAGGAAGTTCTTTTTAATAGACATGCCCACGAAGCTGCAGCAAAATGGGTCAATCCCTTGTATGCTATGGCAATGGAACACTTCGATACTTATTTGTATATCAGGGCCCCTTTTGAACACGGTGAACATATAACCATGGATCCGGATTTAATGGATATGAGGCGGCAAGCCCTGGCCCCATACCAAAAGATCTACAGCACCCGCACAGGTACCAGGTCATTGCGTAGAAATCTCTGCCAGTATCCGACACTCAGTGCAGCCCAGGATGCCGGTATGAGTTTAGAAGCCTATGAAAAATTTGTGTTTGAAAGTTGTTTTCTGCACACAGTCGATCCGATTGCCCAATGGAACTCTTTGTCTCAGGAACAGGCCAGGGTCGTAGATATGCTCAACCAGGCCAAAAGGATCCGTTATCTAAATGCTCGTACGGACATCTCATTTTCAGTCGAAGGCCGCACCTGGATCAATTCTGATGGCTTAAACAATATGCCCAGCGGCGAAGTCTATACTTCCCCCATCGAAGACTCAGTCAATGGCCATATCTATTTTGATAATCCACTGATCTATCATTCTCGCCTGATCCAGGGCATTTACCTCGAAGTAGAGTCAGGAATCATCCGCATGGGCCATGCAGATGTCGGTGATGAGGTATTGCAGGAGATCCTTCAGGTACCCGGTGCCCGCGTTTTTGGCGAGGCCGCCATAGGCATGAACCCCTTCATCCAGGTACCTACTAAAAATATTTTATTTGACGAGAAAATGGCCGGCACGGTCCATATGGCCATCGGACAGTCTTACTATCAGTGTGGTGGTAATAACGAAAGTAGCCTGCACCTTGATTTTATAGCCGATATGAAAGAAGGGGAGATCTGGGCTGAGGGGCTCAAAATATATGAGCATGGCAGGATTGTCGCATGATTTATCTACATATTGGCGACTTCTCGAAATAATTATTTGAAATTGCTCCATGCAATTAGTTCATTTACAATGAGTTGGCAAATATTATTGTGCATATTGGCATTTGTCCAATCTTCTGCAATTTTATTTCAATCTTCTGCAACATCGTAGAGATTTTATACGAATTTGGTTATCTTGATGAGTCTTAATTTGTTAATGATATGTTAATTGAAAAAAAAATACTTCCTTCTATTTTCTGCTTTAATTTTATTTCAATTCTTTGAATGCGCTGTACATCCTAGGCTTTTACAATGATTTCAGAGAATGCCGGATCCTGAAAAGGCGATAGAGTAGGGAAAAAATTTAATTTCTTTCAAATGAAAAAAATATTATTTTTTGTTTTTTAATTATTTCATTTATGAGTTGTCAGCAAGACTCTCTGTTGGATGAAAATCTGATTCTAAAGTCCTTAACAATAGAGTTAAATTTTCCCCAATCTCACTTCGGAAGAGCTGAAAAAAGCTTAAATTTAACTGTTCAAAAAAGTACAAAAAGTGGCTTATTAGAAATAGCCAATGATGAAGTTTTAAGTCTTAATTATGTGTCTTTTAATGGAAAGGCCTCCAATTTTTATATGTTGGCTGAGGATTTTGCAGATTATGAGAAAAATTTGAAATCAAAGGGATACGGGTTTCGATATGCTGACCAATATATTGGTTCTGGGTGGATGGAACAGGAACAATCTGATGGTTCAAGTTGTTTTGTTTATGGGGATGCATTTATGGTTACAACTTCTAATGGGTGGTATGCATATTTCAGGCCAAATCCTACTGTTAATCCCATTTGTGGGTTTTTCGCATGATACAAACTTATAAAATGAAAAAAAACTTCTTATTATTTTTCTACTTATTAGTCCCTTTTAGTAGTTTGATTTGCCAAATTAATCATTCTGAATCAAAGGAAACTAAGGTTTTCTTTGATTCTTTGTCTATAAATAAATTTGATGGGGAACAATCATCATTCCTTGAAATTTTTAAAATTGATTCAAATTCCAGGACACTGATTAAAATAAATGATACCTTTTATGATGAACCAAAGACTGCAGCTGATATGGTTCTGAGCTTAATTAGTCAAGGTCTAAAAGTGAAAAAATTTGAAGTCATTAATGACCTTGATAAAATATCGGAGAGTTATAAATCCAAGGTGCCTTTCCAACGGTACATTATTTTCAAGTTTTAGAACCTTTTTATTTAAACTTGTATGTTTTAGCTGCCTAAGAGATTGGTCTAGTCCCCTAGAAAATGAATATAGATCATATTGATATTACTATTAAATCATTAAAAGATCTTGTAATTTGGGCAGCATACATTCAACTCATTTATTAGTTATTTACAAGCCCAAATATTTTTAAGCAAACTAAGGATCCAAAAGAATCATTTCATATCTTTTTTAATATATTGATATTTTTGAATATTACTATTATCTTAATTCTGGAAATCCGTAAGTATTTAAGCTGAGGATCAAGTTTTGGGATTGAGTTATGAATGAAGCAAAATAATAAATGCTACGCTGCTTGACTGGTCAGTTTGCTCCCAAGATTTATGCACATATGCACATGTACCAATCGGTACCAACGGTTTCGCTGCTCTTGATCTCAATTGGATACCGATGAGGTCTATTTCTGTGCCTAATGTGGAATCAGATTCCACTTTTGTGCAGCACTTGGTACAAGATTCAAGACTGGATACGAATACAGATAGTAAGATGGGGAGATCCATCTAGTTTAAGAATTTGTTTATGAATATGGCAGGATTGTCGCACAATTATTTTGTGTAAGGTCTGTATTTCAATTATTTTGATCCTTAATATTTGAACTAATTCTTTCATTTGCAGGGAGTTATGAAATATTATTCTGCCAATTTGCCAATAAGAAAAATCATGAAATATTATTTCGATCAAGGTATTGAATTTGTGGATTATAGCGGTATAAGGTGGGTTTTATAAAGTAATATATGTTAATAAATTGTTAATTGAAAAAAAAAAATAGATTTATAACTTTCCCTAGCTACTTTTGGTACAATTCTTTGAATGCGCTGTACATCCTAGGTTTTCACATAAATGTCAGAGAATGCCGGATCCCGAAAAGGCGATAGAGTAGGGGTGTTTGATTAATTTTATCAAAATGAATATTTCTATTTTTAGTGTCAAAAAAAGCAATGTCAAAAGATATCTTATGGCATCATTGTTTGTTGTAGCAATTGGAGCCTCTAGTTTTACAGTTGAGAGTACACCTTGTTACGACAACTTTATTGGGGATATGGTGGAGACTTTAGCTGCGACAGCTGGTGCTGCGTTAGCTGGCCCTTGGGCTTCTTTATTTACGGGAGCTATAATGGGCGCTGCTGCAGGTTATAAATATTCCAAGTGCATGGAAAATACATATGGAAGTAATTAGAAGTTAAAAAATTAAAATATCCTATTCTACAAATCATTAAAGTTTATTGTCATGAAAATATTAAAATTAACAGCTATTTTTATTCATTTCTTTTTGATAGCAGCATGTCTGTCCAACGAAATACGATCAACTGATGAAGTAAAATTGTTAATGAGTCAGGATCCAGATGTTGCAGCTTATCAATCTTCCAATGCCATAGTCATATCTTATGTTTTTAAGTATAATAATCAAAAATTTAAAGAGTTCAACGAAATATCACTCAAATTTAAAGATGGCTCAATTAAACCGGCAAATGAATTAGAGGTTGAAGCAAAAAAGTACACAGAAGCTATGGAGTCAGCATCTGTTAAGTTAGGTATACTACTTAAAAGGTATCCGGAAACAGTAAACAATGAGAAAATCAGTAGTTATCTGCATGGGCCTAGAATGAATCCCACTCCAAAAGAGGTTCTAGCCATACGGAATACAAACGAATAGTACTTAATATTGTAAAACCAAAAAAAAATAATAGCATGAAAAAATGGATATTAACTATGTTCAGCATTTTTACGACTGTTATATTATTAAATGCCAGAGTTAGTTGTGAACAACAGTTCAACAACGACATGAATAAAGCCTGGATTGAGTATGAAAATGATCAAAACCATTGTGGGTCTAGTTCCATGTGTAACCGTGAAGCGGCTTTAAGTTTTAACCTTCACATTGATTTTGCATTAGATATGTATGGAAGATGCTACGGCTGTTAGGGTTGTACTATTTCAGTAGTTTGAACGAATA encodes:
- a CDS encoding aminopeptidase; this encodes MSEQDLKAYSDLLLDYCLNVGPGEKLYIQSTTLAQPLIKHLYAGALERKSIVEYHLSFDSQEVLFNRHAHEAAAKWVNPLYAMAMEHFDTYLYIRAPFEHGEHITMDPDLMDMRRQALAPYQKIYSTRTGTRSLRRNLCQYPTLSAAQDAGMSLEAYEKFVFESCFLHTVDPIAQWNSLSQEQARVVDMLNQAKRIRYLNARTDISFSVEGRTWINSDGLNNMPSGEVYTSPIEDSVNGHIYFDNPLIYHSRLIQGIYLEVESGIIRMGHADVGDEVLQEILQVPGARVFGEAAIGMNPFIQVPTKNILFDEKMAGTVHMAIGQSYYQCGGNNESSLHLDFIADMKEGEIWAEGLKIYEHGRIVA